A stretch of the Desulfobaccales bacterium genome encodes the following:
- a CDS encoding response regulator transcription factor encodes MYKIILAEDHVLVREGIKKIIEAFPGFEVVGEVGDGPDLLRLLKKLPVDMVILDITMPSLPGIEVAREIKQEYPNVKVLILTMHKKKEYLHNAMAAGVDGYLLKEDAPKELLNAIEKIRQGMLYVSPLLASDLANLYVQSQRQEEAEPAEPLTRREIEIIKLIAEGKSSKEMAEIMFLSFRTIQNHRAKIMKKLNFKKNTDLVKYAIHKGYAATTSL; translated from the coding sequence ATGTATAAGATTATTTTGGCTGAAGATCATGTTCTGGTGCGGGAGGGAATCAAAAAAATTATTGAGGCCTTTCCGGGGTTTGAGGTTGTGGGCGAAGTGGGGGATGGGCCTGACCTGTTGCGGCTTTTAAAGAAATTGCCGGTGGATATGGTGATCCTGGATATAACCATGCCCTCTTTGCCGGGGATAGAGGTTGCCCGGGAGATTAAGCAGGAGTACCCAAACGTTAAAGTGCTGATTCTCACCATGCACAAAAAGAAAGAATACCTGCATAACGCCATGGCCGCGGGCGTTGACGGCTACCTGCTGAAAGAAGATGCCCCCAAAGAGCTCCTCAATGCCATCGAGAAGATCAGGCAGGGGATGCTTTACGTCTCGCCGCTCTTGGCCAGTGACCTGGCAAACCTCTATGTCCAGAGCCAACGCCAAGAGGAAGCCGAACCCGCTGAACCCCTGACCCGGCGGGAGATCGAGATCATCAAACTGATCGCCGAAGGCAAGTCGAGCAAAGAAATGGCAGAAATTATGTTCCTCAGCTTTCGCACTATCCAAAATCATCGTGCAAAAATTATGAAAAAATTAAACTTCAAGAAGAATACTGATTTGGTGAAATACGCCATCCATAAGGGATATGCGGCTACTACCTCCCTCTGA
- a CDS encoding GAF domain-containing sensor histidine kinase: MSIPEGSGTPKRMEEALHKVSRALKAITECHQALIRATKEAELLNEVCRIIVEVGGYCMAWVGYAERDANKSIRPMAQQGFVAGYVESLRLTWADKEQGRGPTGKAIREGTPVICHDTQNDPDFAPWREEARRRGYASILGLPLKGAKTFGALTIYAREANAFDEEEITLLLGLANDLAYGVSALRAQAERRRAERALKESERELRLLTVQLLSIQEQERRRVARELHDELGQALTVLKIHLVGIEEMLLPDQLPLKGNCEQMLAYIDTVIENVRRLSWDLCPSCLEDLGLSSSLGYLVDEICRNNNMKCSVVIDEVDHLFSPETQINVYRIFQESLTNIVKHANANLIAVTVKKENERVFFRIQDNGQGFNLKQTMSGKVTKKNLGLTAMHERALMAQGSLQIASRRGHGTTITFSIPPNKAGK; encoded by the coding sequence ATGAGCATCCCTGAAGGCAGTGGGACACCGAAGCGGATGGAAGAGGCGCTACACAAAGTCAGCCGCGCTCTTAAGGCCATCACCGAATGCCATCAGGCCTTGATTCGCGCCACGAAAGAGGCGGAGTTATTAAACGAGGTGTGCCGCATCATCGTGGAAGTGGGCGGTTATTGCATGGCCTGGGTGGGTTATGCCGAGCGGGATGCCAATAAATCGATACGTCCCATGGCCCAACAAGGCTTTGTTGCCGGGTATGTGGAAAGTTTGCGCCTGACCTGGGCCGATAAGGAGCAGGGCCGCGGTCCCACTGGAAAGGCCATCCGGGAAGGAACCCCGGTCATTTGCCACGATACCCAGAATGACCCTGATTTTGCCCCGTGGCGGGAGGAAGCTCGCCGACGGGGTTATGCCTCTATACTGGGGCTGCCGCTCAAGGGTGCTAAAACATTTGGGGCCTTGACGATCTACGCCAGGGAAGCCAACGCCTTTGACGAGGAGGAGATCACCCTGCTGCTTGGTTTGGCCAACGACTTGGCTTATGGCGTTAGCGCCCTGCGGGCCCAGGCCGAAAGGCGGCGAGCGGAAAGGGCCTTGAAGGAATCGGAGCGGGAACTGCGCCTGCTCACGGTCCAACTCCTGAGCATTCAGGAACAGGAGCGCCGGCGGGTCGCCCGGGAATTGCACGACGAATTGGGTCAGGCCTTGACGGTTTTGAAAATCCATTTGGTGGGCATTGAAGAAATGCTGTTGCCGGACCAGTTGCCTCTGAAGGGAAATTGTGAGCAGATGCTGGCGTACATCGACACGGTCATCGAAAATGTGCGCCGCCTGTCCTGGGATCTCTGTCCTTCATGCCTGGAGGATTTGGGCCTGTCCTCGTCGCTGGGCTACCTGGTGGATGAGATCTGCCGCAATAACAATATGAAATGTTCGGTGGTGATTGATGAGGTCGATCATCTTTTTTCCCCTGAAACCCAAATCAACGTTTATCGGATTTTTCAAGAATCCTTGACCAATATCGTCAAACACGCCAACGCCAATCTTATAGCCGTAACCGTCAAAAAGGAAAATGAGAGAGTCTTCTTTAGGATTCAGGATAACGGCCAAGGGTTTAATCTTAAGCAGACTATGTCCGGCAAGGTTACCAAAAAAAATTTAGGTTTGACCGCGATGCATGAAAGAGCCCTCATGGCTCAAGGCTCACTCCAGATTGCCAGCCGGAGGGGGCATGGCACCACCATAACATTTTCCATTCCACCGAATAAGGCCGGGAAATGA
- a CDS encoding DUF3786 domain-containing protein, whose product MVYETCSDVSQEIWHDLSERDPQEITRRTGARYEEGAYHLRFLDRTLVLDPIRRHVEALGAPQAECGFRLCLAALLYLLKIDPALLGPCISPLELPGGATFFRGHHGIPSGPLEERFGRDVAGFVAAGKKLQGETGPAGDATIALQVFAGLVVEVILWQADDEFPAQVSFTLPAHLDRFWFLDAVWGLLNLVARELLAAAP is encoded by the coding sequence ATGGTGTATGAAACGTGCAGCGATGTGAGTCAGGAGATCTGGCATGATCTGAGTGAGCGCGACCCTCAGGAAATTACCCGCCGGACCGGCGCACGGTATGAGGAGGGGGCATATCATCTCAGGTTTTTGGACCGGACCCTGGTGTTGGACCCGATCCGGCGCCATGTTGAGGCCCTCGGCGCACCCCAGGCGGAATGCGGCTTCCGGCTGTGCCTTGCGGCGCTCTTGTATCTGTTGAAGATCGATCCTGCGCTCCTGGGGCCGTGCATCAGCCCGCTAGAATTACCCGGCGGGGCCACCTTTTTTCGGGGTCACCACGGCATCCCCAGCGGTCCCCTGGAAGAACGTTTCGGCCGGGATGTGGCGGGGTTTGTGGCGGCGGGGAAAAAATTGCAGGGCGAAACCGGGCCGGCAGGCGATGCTACTATAGCCCTGCAGGTCTTTGCCGGTTTGGTGGTGGAAGTAATTTTATGGCAGGCTGACGATGAGTTTCCCGCCCAGGTATCGTTTACCCTGCCGGCCCACCTGGATCGGTTTTGGTTTCTGGATGCGGTGTGGGGCCTGCTGAACCTTGTGGCTCGGGAATTGCTTGCGGCGGCTCCTTAA
- a CDS encoding acetate--CoA ligase family protein, with the protein MQNFFYPRSVAVVGVSETPANLAQGIVANLLHFRYQGKIFLVGRRPGVTFGLPIFPRLADLPEKVDLVAILAPARAVPSLVRECGELGISRVVVESAGFSELNDTGRALEDEVRAALDQYGIRLVGPNGLGLVNLELGLALPFAQIGERIHQGSISIIAQSGGVATHVLAWMTKEGLGLNKFLSLGNKLDVAENEVLEYLLQDPGTAAIYVYLEGMQDGRGFLAAAAKATKPVYLHMANVGPETATIAHSHTASLTTDERVLDAACRQSRIIRVKTQGEFLNAARLVGQPPVTGNRLVVFSRSGGEAVVTAYACQRFGFTLPPLSDQLAASIKERSRAGVIHPTNPIDLGDIFDFTVYTDIMAAVCADPQIDAVLFHYGPVADFELEAAREMARRMLKLARKSQKPLAVTVLCTPDEEAYIRDTLGVPVFHFPEDAVQALAFSRDLATRRDVWNPETSPPLPQTSALAGLLADFGSGGFVSLDQALALTEALKIPVAPWEAAATATEATAAAGRLGFPVVLKLSALSLIHKTEAGGIILDLHDAAAVAHAFAHMSGIAQTSLPPREAWRAVVMSQVAKGREVLLGARRDDSFGPVVAFGAGGVDTEILDDVALRVAPLSPAQALDLIAETRIGRILAGTRGRPPADLESLSRALAALSQLMLQFPQIREVDLNPVLVFPGKPGLVALDARMRVGM; encoded by the coding sequence ATGCAAAATTTTTTCTATCCGCGTAGCGTGGCCGTGGTGGGAGTCTCCGAAACCCCGGCCAACCTGGCCCAGGGGATTGTCGCCAATCTGTTGCACTTCAGGTATCAGGGCAAGATCTTCCTGGTGGGACGCCGGCCCGGCGTAACCTTCGGCCTGCCCATCTTCCCTCGCTTAGCCGATCTGCCCGAGAAAGTTGACCTGGTGGCGATCCTGGCGCCGGCCCGGGCCGTGCCCTCCCTGGTGAGAGAATGCGGCGAACTGGGGATTTCCCGGGTTGTGGTGGAATCCGCCGGTTTCTCGGAATTAAACGACACCGGCCGCGCCCTTGAAGATGAGGTGCGCGCCGCTCTCGACCAGTATGGCATCCGCCTGGTAGGTCCCAATGGCCTGGGTCTGGTCAATCTGGAACTCGGCCTGGCCCTCCCCTTTGCCCAGATAGGCGAGCGCATTCACCAGGGGTCCATCTCCATCATTGCTCAAAGCGGTGGGGTGGCCACCCATGTCTTGGCCTGGATGACCAAAGAAGGTCTGGGCTTAAATAAGTTTTTGAGCCTGGGCAATAAACTGGATGTGGCCGAAAACGAGGTCCTGGAATACCTCCTCCAAGACCCCGGCACCGCCGCCATTTATGTGTACCTGGAAGGCATGCAGGACGGTCGCGGGTTTTTAGCCGCGGCCGCCAAAGCCACCAAGCCCGTCTACCTGCATATGGCCAATGTGGGGCCGGAGACGGCCACCATCGCCCATTCCCATACCGCCTCCTTGACCACCGATGAGCGGGTCTTGGACGCCGCCTGCCGGCAGAGCCGCATCATCCGGGTCAAGACCCAGGGGGAGTTTTTAAACGCCGCCCGGCTGGTGGGCCAGCCGCCGGTAACCGGCAATCGCCTGGTGGTCTTCTCCCGCAGCGGCGGCGAGGCCGTGGTCACCGCCTACGCCTGCCAAAGGTTCGGCTTCACCCTGCCACCCTTGTCCGACCAATTGGCTGCCTCCATTAAGGAGCGTTCCCGGGCCGGGGTCATCCACCCCACCAATCCCATCGACCTGGGGGATATCTTTGATTTCACCGTGTACACCGATATCATGGCCGCGGTGTGTGCCGACCCCCAGATAGACGCCGTGCTGTTCCATTACGGCCCTGTGGCGGACTTTGAGCTGGAAGCCGCGAGAGAGATGGCCCGGCGCATGCTGAAGTTGGCTCGAAAATCCCAAAAACCCCTGGCCGTCACCGTGCTCTGCACTCCTGACGAAGAAGCCTATATCCGGGACACCCTGGGCGTTCCGGTCTTTCATTTCCCCGAGGACGCGGTCCAGGCCCTGGCTTTCAGCCGTGACCTGGCCACCCGGAGAGATGTCTGGAACCCGGAAACATCCCCGCCCTTACCCCAGACCAGCGCCCTGGCCGGGCTGCTGGCGGACTTTGGCTCCGGAGGTTTTGTCTCCCTGGATCAAGCCCTGGCCCTCACAGAGGCCCTGAAAATCCCGGTGGCCCCCTGGGAAGCAGCCGCCACTGCCACTGAAGCCACCGCCGCGGCCGGCCGCCTGGGCTTTCCGGTAGTGCTCAAGCTCTCGGCCTTGAGCCTGATTCACAAAACCGAGGCCGGCGGCATCATCCTGGATCTTCATGATGCCGCGGCGGTTGCGCACGCCTTTGCCCATATGTCCGGGATCGCCCAAACCAGCCTGCCTCCCCGGGAGGCCTGGCGGGCGGTGGTCATGTCCCAGGTGGCGAAAGGCCGGGAAGTGCTCCTGGGCGCCCGGCGGGATGACTCCTTCGGTCCGGTGGTGGCCTTCGGCGCCGGGGGGGTGGATACCGAAATTTTGGACGACGTCGCACTCCGGGTCGCCCCCTTAAGCCCGGCTCAGGCCCTGGATCTCATTGCCGAAACCCGTATCGGCCGCATCCTGGCCGGGACTCGGGGGAGGCCTCCAGCCGACCTGGAAAGCTTAAGCCGGGCGCTGGCGGCCCTGTCCCAACTGATGCTGCAGTTCCCCCAGATTAGGGAGGTCGATCTCAACCCGGTGCTGGTCTTCCCGGGCAAACCCGGGTTAGTGGCACTGGACGCCCGCATGCGGGTGGGGATGTAA
- a CDS encoding sulfite exporter TauE/SafE family protein yields MIVSFFVGLIAGLFGGLVGLGGGVVMIPLMIWFFRFNQHQAHGTSLMALVFTGISGAITYYMKGSVDVMAAILLATTAIFTARFGALYANALPEWKLKRAFGVFIICVSLLLLGKPYLSHLSFLSHPATGWGKVLALLGSGAVAGFLSGMMGVGGGSIMVPALVLLVGLNQYSAQGSSLLAMVPAGAVGAFTHWRLGNVVTGVLIGLIPGILVGTFCGGTLAHLMTEANLRLIFAAVLIWLGIRDIKKALQIKALLETVPVRVRV; encoded by the coding sequence GTGATTGTGAGCTTCTTTGTCGGCCTCATTGCAGGCCTCTTTGGTGGATTGGTTGGCCTTGGCGGGGGAGTAGTCATGATCCCCTTGATGATCTGGTTTTTTCGATTCAATCAGCACCAGGCCCACGGCACCAGCCTCATGGCCCTGGTGTTCACCGGGATTTCCGGGGCTATCACTTATTATATGAAGGGGTCGGTGGACGTCATGGCCGCAATTCTGCTGGCGACCACCGCGATCTTTACCGCTCGCTTCGGCGCGCTCTATGCCAATGCCCTGCCGGAGTGGAAACTGAAACGAGCCTTCGGTGTTTTCATAATCTGCGTCTCCCTGTTGCTGCTCGGCAAACCCTATCTCTCCCACCTATCCTTTCTCTCCCACCCGGCCACCGGCTGGGGCAAGGTCCTGGCCCTGTTAGGCAGCGGGGCGGTGGCAGGATTTCTCTCAGGCATGATGGGCGTAGGCGGCGGTTCTATCATGGTGCCGGCCCTGGTGCTGCTGGTGGGCTTGAACCAGTATTCGGCTCAGGGCAGTTCGCTTTTGGCCATGGTCCCGGCCGGCGCTGTGGGCGCGTTTACCCATTGGCGCCTGGGCAATGTGGTGACCGGGGTTTTAATCGGCCTTATCCCCGGCATTTTAGTGGGGACTTTTTGTGGGGGGACCCTGGCGCACCTCATGACTGAAGCCAATTTGAGGCTGATTTTTGCCGCGGTGCTCATCTGGCTGGGAATCCGGGATATCAAGAAGGCCTTGCAAATCAAGGCCTTGCTGGAAACGGTGCCGGTCCGGGTCCGCGTTTGA
- a CDS encoding NAD-dependent deacylase — MHTKLKEITPSDLADLIRRHPRVVALTGAGISVASGIPDFRSPGGLWERFDPLEYAHVQAFRKNPAKVWQLLLEMDETITRARPNPAHYALAALEAKGYLAGIITQNVDNLHQAAGSHRVVEYHGNALRFVCDKCRGHHPRESLDFSNPPLYCLCGGLIRPDVVFFGEAIPPAAQTEAEDLAQHCDLLLVIGTSGEVAPASYIPAIARQWNAIIVENNLEPTRLTHTLAHHFLPGSAGKMLPLVLKDL; from the coding sequence TTGCATACCAAACTTAAAGAGATCACCCCCAGTGACCTGGCGGACCTCATCCGCCGCCACCCCCGGGTAGTGGCCTTAACCGGCGCTGGTATTTCGGTTGCATCCGGCATCCCGGACTTCCGCAGCCCCGGCGGCCTCTGGGAGCGCTTTGACCCCCTGGAGTACGCCCATGTCCAGGCCTTCCGCAAGAACCCCGCCAAGGTCTGGCAGCTTTTGCTCGAAATGGACGAGACCATCACCCGAGCGCGGCCCAATCCAGCCCACTATGCCCTGGCGGCACTGGAAGCCAAAGGCTATCTTGCCGGCATCATCACCCAGAACGTGGACAATCTGCACCAGGCTGCGGGCTCTCACCGAGTCGTGGAGTACCACGGCAACGCCTTGCGCTTCGTCTGCGATAAGTGCCGCGGCCACCACCCCCGGGAGAGCCTGGATTTTTCGAACCCTCCCCTCTACTGCCTCTGCGGCGGCCTGATCCGGCCCGACGTGGTCTTCTTCGGAGAGGCGATTCCCCCCGCGGCCCAGACCGAGGCCGAGGACCTGGCTCAGCACTGCGACCTGCTCCTGGTCATCGGCACCTCGGGAGAGGTGGCCCCGGCCAGTTACATCCCCGCCATCGCCAGGCAGTGGAACGCCATTATCGTGGAGAACAACCTGGAACCCACCCGCCTGACCCACACCCTGGCCCACCACTTCCTGCCCGGCTCCGCAGGAAAAATGCTGCCCCTGGTTCTCAAGGACCTTTAA
- a CDS encoding radical SAM protein, whose translation MALPATCCDILIVGHEDEENLSIRSVAAFLMNEGIRVGIEPYKSSRKEAILERIIRDNPAIIGFSISFQASIPDFAELTDYLRRNEMRRHFTAGGHIPTIAPETVFEMIPGLDTVVRHEGEHTLLELYKNVDKPDLWPGIRGLVVRRNGVIEAAPPRPLIEDLDALPFPIRSDSFETFRGLGICQMLASRGCPYKCSFCSIHQFYSDAIGPKRRLRSPANIVHEMEQLFQKGVRIFSFIDDGLITRNRSERRWAEELAQALERSGLADEIIWSMFCRVDEVDADILGRLKDCGLGFIGIGIESGNEQGLKTLNKHYAVEDIFRSMDIVQRLGLCFEYGFMMFDPDSTFQSVKANLDFLKRLCESGSAPVRLTKMVPLMATPIARRLHEEGRLAGTIASPNFTYEDKRLDLLDLFFARAFGSVFGKNGVVDRLRSAMKDAVVIDKFFPGRYDAKAYGESITGLTRAFNDSAFETLYKAARFMEDRSEEDILYYWYLLDMLCRQELETQSEIAQALEQSSPAEIQA comes from the coding sequence ATGGCTCTTCCGGCGACCTGTTGCGATATTCTCATTGTTGGTCATGAAGATGAGGAGAACCTGAGCATCCGCTCGGTTGCAGCATTCCTCATGAACGAAGGAATAAGGGTCGGGATCGAGCCCTATAAGAGCTCAAGGAAAGAGGCGATCCTTGAACGCATCATAAGGGATAACCCCGCGATAATCGGCTTTTCCATATCATTTCAAGCAAGTATCCCTGATTTTGCCGAATTGACCGATTATCTCCGCAGAAATGAAATGCGCCGGCACTTTACGGCCGGCGGACATATACCTACCATAGCCCCTGAGACGGTATTCGAAATGATACCTGGGCTGGATACCGTTGTACGACATGAAGGCGAACACACCCTCCTGGAGCTTTATAAGAATGTGGATAAGCCCGATCTTTGGCCGGGTATCAGGGGGCTGGTAGTGCGGAGGAACGGAGTGATTGAGGCTGCGCCTCCGAGGCCCTTGATTGAAGACCTTGACGCCCTGCCTTTTCCCATAAGATCAGACTCATTTGAAACCTTCCGAGGGCTCGGCATTTGTCAGATGCTCGCAAGCAGGGGATGTCCTTACAAGTGCAGCTTCTGCAGCATACATCAGTTCTATAGTGACGCGATCGGGCCCAAGCGTCGTCTGCGTTCTCCTGCAAATATTGTCCATGAGATGGAGCAACTCTTTCAGAAGGGTGTGCGCATATTCAGCTTTATTGATGATGGCTTGATCACCAGGAACAGGTCGGAGCGCAGGTGGGCGGAAGAACTCGCTCAGGCGCTTGAAAGGAGCGGCCTCGCTGATGAGATCATCTGGAGCATGTTTTGCCGTGTGGATGAAGTGGACGCGGATATTCTTGGCAGGCTCAAGGATTGCGGGCTGGGATTTATCGGTATAGGTATCGAGTCAGGGAATGAGCAGGGGTTAAAAACCCTTAACAAGCATTACGCCGTAGAGGATATCTTCCGCTCCATGGATATCGTTCAGCGCCTTGGGTTATGCTTTGAATACGGCTTTATGATGTTCGATCCCGATAGTACCTTCCAGTCAGTAAAGGCCAATTTAGATTTCCTGAAAAGGCTTTGCGAAAGTGGCAGCGCACCCGTTCGCTTGACAAAAATGGTCCCTCTTATGGCTACGCCCATCGCCCGTCGTCTCCATGAGGAGGGAAGGCTTGCCGGAACCATAGCCTCGCCTAACTTCACCTATGAAGACAAGAGGCTCGATCTGCTGGATCTTTTTTTCGCCAGGGCTTTCGGTTCTGTATTCGGCAAGAATGGGGTGGTTGATAGGTTACGAAGCGCCATGAAAGATGCTGTAGTCATCGATAAATTTTTCCCAGGCCGTTATGATGCCAAGGCTTATGGAGAATCTATAACGGGTTTGACAAGGGCATTTAATGATTCGGCTTTTGAGACCCTTTATAAGGCAGCTCGGTTCATGGAGGATAGGAGCGAAGAAGATATTCTCTATTACTGGTATTTGCTCGATATGCTTTGCCGGCAGGAGTTGGAGACTCAATCCGAAATTGCGCAGGCCCTGGAGCAATCGTCCCCTGCCGAAATTCAGGCCTGA
- a CDS encoding C45 family peptidase: MLRTLELWGSPTERGRRHGQILGDDIRVLRRVLLTYLARISLYAGALPLFGLLTWLARGFLPHIPPHLREELAGVAAGADLGLGSLLLINVVDDLANNSPRCSALAVGERRTADRAYLMGRNLDYPLFIEPLAQLKTLFLLEPHQGQRLVSLAWPGYVGICTGMNYAGVALAQLSAMSRERSLKGIPAALRYRQALEDGDTVSAVAARVLKSPGTIGNNLLLCGPKEAVVLELSARHGVVRRPHHGVLTTTNHFQSPAMQVLKGRFPPPPPHSTLSAYHFSEAYSQARNERLQHLARDRQVGEQDIQSILADTQVANAGTAVSAIFNPGERLLWVAQGETPPVNQGPFVTVKLWN, translated from the coding sequence ATGCTGCGTACGCTGGAGCTCTGGGGGTCCCCCACGGAGCGGGGCCGTCGCCACGGGCAAATCCTGGGCGACGACATCCGCGTGCTGCGGCGGGTCCTCTTGACCTACCTGGCCCGGATCAGTCTGTATGCCGGAGCCCTACCTTTGTTCGGCCTCCTTACCTGGCTGGCCCGGGGGTTTTTACCCCACATCCCGCCACACCTGCGAGAGGAGTTGGCCGGGGTCGCGGCCGGAGCCGATTTGGGGCTGGGCAGCCTGCTGCTCATCAATGTGGTGGATGATCTGGCTAACAACAGCCCCCGGTGCTCGGCCTTGGCGGTAGGAGAGCGCCGCACCGCCGATCGGGCTTATCTCATGGGGCGCAACCTGGATTACCCGCTCTTCATCGAACCCTTGGCTCAACTCAAGACCCTATTTCTCCTGGAACCGCATCAGGGGCAACGTCTGGTCTCGTTAGCCTGGCCGGGATATGTGGGGATCTGCACCGGCATGAATTATGCCGGTGTGGCCCTGGCCCAACTCTCTGCCATGAGCCGGGAGCGTTCCCTTAAAGGGATTCCGGCGGCGCTGCGCTACCGGCAGGCCCTGGAAGACGGAGATACCGTGAGTGCGGTGGCCGCGCGTGTCCTGAAATCACCCGGCACCATCGGCAACAATCTATTGCTCTGCGGTCCCAAAGAAGCCGTGGTGCTAGAGCTCTCGGCCCGGCATGGCGTGGTGCGCCGTCCCCACCATGGGGTCCTCACCACCACCAATCATTTTCAAAGCCCGGCCATGCAGGTACTGAAAGGGCGCTTTCCTCCGCCTCCTCCCCATTCCACCCTCTCCGCCTATCATTTCTCCGAAGCCTACAGCCAGGCCCGCAATGAGCGCCTCCAGCACCTGGCCCGGGATCGGCAGGTGGGGGAGCAAGATATCCAAAGCATTCTCGCCGATACCCAAGTTGCCAATGCCGGCACCGCGGTCTCGGCCATCTTTAATCCCGGGGAGCGCCTCCTGTGGGTGGCCCAGGGCGAGACCCCGCCGGTAAACCAGGGCCCCTTTGTGACAGTAAAATTATGGAATTGA